One genomic segment of Nitrospirota bacterium includes these proteins:
- a CDS encoding HRDC domain-containing protein, giving the protein MTSPSDYVYITSADDLAQAASILRQATVLGVDTESDSLHSYQERVSVIQVSDGKLNAVVDPLLLPDVQPLAPLLADPGIVKVFHGADYDVVGLKRDFGFGIVSIFDTCLAAQAAGEPKYSLGDLLVRYFDVTLEKKYQKAHWSKRPLSADMLAYAAKDTQYLPSLYEILRKEAQARGRLPQIEEEGEWVSRREWTGRAFVPDDYLRIKGAQALPPPAQRVLRALAVVRDALAKRANRPPFKVISGDDLLAMAVKQPATPADLEALFPSTSASARREPRRWLEAIREGLADKSPLPQRSGLRFEPFSAAQERAFARLRVWRTNQAKDEGVEPAMVFSTDQIKSIVRAWPKSAEAFAAIPGIRRWQVARYGETVLALLE; this is encoded by the coding sequence ATGACTTCGCCTTCAGACTACGTATACATCACCTCTGCCGATGACTTGGCTCAGGCCGCCTCGATCTTGCGCCAAGCCACGGTGTTGGGAGTGGACACGGAATCGGACTCGCTGCACTCGTATCAGGAGCGTGTGTCCGTCATCCAGGTGAGCGACGGCAAGTTGAACGCGGTGGTCGATCCCTTGCTGCTCCCCGACGTCCAGCCCTTGGCGCCGCTGTTGGCCGACCCGGGCATCGTCAAGGTGTTTCACGGCGCGGACTACGACGTGGTGGGACTCAAGCGCGACTTCGGATTCGGGATCGTGTCGATCTTTGACACGTGCCTCGCGGCTCAGGCCGCGGGTGAACCCAAGTACTCGCTGGGCGACCTGCTCGTACGCTACTTCGACGTGACCCTCGAGAAGAAATACCAAAAGGCGCACTGGTCCAAGCGCCCGCTGTCTGCGGACATGCTGGCCTACGCGGCCAAGGACACCCAGTATCTCCCGTCCCTCTACGAGATCCTGCGCAAAGAAGCGCAGGCCAGGGGCCGTTTGCCCCAGATCGAAGAAGAGGGAGAATGGGTCAGCCGTCGGGAGTGGACCGGACGCGCGTTCGTTCCGGACGACTACCTGCGCATCAAAGGCGCGCAGGCGCTGCCGCCACCCGCGCAACGCGTGCTGCGCGCGCTGGCCGTGGTGCGCGACGCGTTGGCCAAGCGGGCCAACCGTCCGCCGTTCAAGGTGATCTCCGGCGACGACCTGCTCGCGATGGCCGTGAAACAACCCGCCACGCCCGCCGATCTGGAGGCCTTGTTTCCCTCGACGTCGGCCTCCGCTCGCCGCGAGCCCCGCCGGTGGCTGGAGGCGATCCGCGAGGGCCTGGCCGACAAGTCGCCGTTGCCCCAGCGCAGCGGGTTGCGCTTCGAACCGTTTTCCGCCGCGCAGGAACGGGCCTTTGCCCGCTTACGCGTGTGGCGCACCAATCAGGCCAAAGACGAAGGCGTGGAACCCGCCATGGTGTTTTCCACCGACCAGATCAAGTCGATCGTGCGCGCATGGCCCAAATCCGCGGAGGCGTTCGCCGCGATCCCCGGCATCCGCCGCTGGCAGGTCGCCCGCTACGGTGAAACCGTGCTGGCGCTGCTGGAATAA
- a CDS encoding tetratricopeptide repeat protein — protein MRAIVGVAALCVFAGLLVQGCQKPQGEGLPEPVGEAGLPPPIQPNTALPPNHPPLTTPSAPADPSALAANRSLPPGTRNPMEDIMAFKTRLEKDPKDLEALVSLANANMMISRFDAAQDLYRRALAVDPQNLEVRTNLAIAYKYGGKPEQAFAELQKNLAADPRHENTLYNLGFLYLYDKQDKRKAVETWNTWLRLYPEAPAAAEVRQQIAQIEADLTRSPARPSSGS, from the coding sequence ATGAGAGCGATCGTTGGGGTTGCCGCACTGTGCGTCTTCGCGGGCCTGTTGGTGCAAGGCTGCCAGAAGCCTCAAGGCGAGGGGCTCCCGGAGCCCGTCGGCGAAGCCGGCCTTCCCCCTCCGATCCAGCCCAACACCGCGCTCCCGCCCAATCACCCTCCGCTGACCACCCCCTCGGCTCCGGCTGATCCATCGGCGCTGGCCGCCAACCGGTCGCTGCCCCCAGGCACCCGCAACCCCATGGAAGACATCATGGCGTTCAAGACGCGGCTGGAGAAGGACCCCAAGGATCTCGAGGCGTTGGTCTCCTTGGCGAACGCGAACATGATGATCTCCCGCTTCGACGCGGCGCAGGATCTGTATCGACGCGCGCTGGCCGTCGACCCGCAGAACCTCGAGGTCCGGACCAATCTGGCGATCGCGTACAAATACGGGGGCAAGCCCGAGCAGGCGTTTGCCGAGCTGCAAAAGAACCTGGCCGCGGATCCGCGACACGAGAACACGCTCTACAATTTGGGCTTTCTTTACCTTTATGACAAACAGGACAAGCGCAAGGCTGTCGAGACGTGGAACACCTGGTTGCGCCTGTACCCCGAGGCCCCGGCCGCGGCCGAGGTCAGACAACAGATCGCCCAGATCGAAGCGGATTTGACGCGAAGCCCCGCGCGTCCTTCCTCGGGCTCGTAA
- a CDS encoding diguanylate cyclase, with the protein MAMTYSMRARLTLVAAGAALLVAGVTAGLGYVINDLARATRDAERLASRMALTDRLQLDLAGLLAPVNDYLLTEDVSRRDAFDRSVLEISGLLSALQRDHGDAEWQTVARDIHDDVAHLSTLAVEVLFVEHPAGDPQAIRVMNTVNRLSDEVNAKAARFHALVDADLTDWRQRAAAYATTATRLLIALAIGLPVGLVIAFALIPRWLMRPLASLTQGISALTSGGDARLTVRGHDEIGRVSGAFNELVDRLTVSQEEAQRRSRRLEVLYAAGRAFRRGGSRDDVSRTLATFACSATDAQYGVLAVLNDHGEVVHLIESGIAPGPAATLDERQALISALPSGDRPLRIQAAEHDARLQGLPWAGAVRALMTVPVAVEAGARSQLYLFDPGHGTFSDADEDLVVRITHDAAQALRLIVLREEAERLATVDGLTGFVNRRAFEDRLTDEFLLAARHGRPFALVFIDVDNLKAINEKGGHQAGDAAIRRFCDAIRSVTRTTDVAGRYGGDEMLVLFPETTLKDAMAAANRILRRITSLPLTVAQDRIALSASLGVAAYPEHGRDKESLLRAADFALYQAKATGGGCVHAVKPADGDTANIAKAA; encoded by the coding sequence ATGGCCATGACCTATTCCATGCGCGCGCGGTTGACGCTTGTCGCGGCCGGGGCGGCCTTGTTGGTCGCGGGCGTCACCGCGGGGCTGGGTTACGTGATCAACGACCTGGCCCGCGCCACACGCGACGCGGAGCGCCTCGCCTCGCGCATGGCGTTGACGGATCGCCTGCAACTGGACCTGGCCGGTTTGCTGGCTCCGGTGAACGACTATCTCTTGACCGAAGACGTGTCTCGCCGCGACGCTTTCGACCGATCGGTGCTCGAAATCTCCGGGCTGCTCTCCGCGTTGCAACGCGACCATGGGGATGCCGAGTGGCAGACGGTCGCGCGCGATATTCACGACGACGTCGCGCACCTGAGCACGCTCGCGGTCGAGGTGCTGTTTGTCGAACACCCGGCGGGCGACCCTCAAGCCATCCGGGTGATGAACACGGTCAATCGCCTCTCGGACGAGGTCAACGCCAAGGCCGCTCGGTTTCACGCGCTGGTCGACGCCGACCTCACCGACTGGAGGCAGCGCGCGGCCGCTTACGCCACCACGGCGACACGACTGCTCATCGCGTTGGCGATCGGGCTGCCCGTGGGATTGGTGATTGCGTTCGCGTTGATCCCCCGCTGGCTGATGCGTCCTCTGGCGTCGCTCACCCAGGGCATCTCGGCCCTGACCTCGGGCGGCGATGCGAGGTTGACGGTCCGCGGCCACGACGAGATCGGGAGGGTCTCCGGCGCGTTCAACGAGTTGGTGGATCGGTTGACGGTCTCGCAGGAAGAGGCGCAGCGCCGGTCCCGGCGCCTGGAGGTGCTCTACGCGGCCGGCCGCGCGTTCCGCCGAGGAGGTTCGAGGGACGACGTGTCGCGCACGCTGGCAACCTTCGCGTGCTCCGCGACCGACGCCCAGTACGGGGTGTTGGCGGTGCTCAACGACCACGGGGAGGTCGTGCACCTGATCGAATCCGGAATCGCGCCGGGACCTGCCGCAACGCTCGACGAGCGGCAGGCCTTGATCTCGGCGTTGCCCTCCGGGGATCGCCCGTTGCGCATCCAGGCGGCGGAGCACGACGCCCGCTTGCAGGGTCTTCCGTGGGCAGGCGCCGTCCGTGCCTTGATGACGGTGCCGGTCGCGGTCGAAGCCGGCGCGCGCTCGCAGCTCTACCTGTTCGATCCCGGGCATGGAACGTTCTCGGATGCGGATGAGGATCTGGTCGTCAGGATTACCCACGACGCTGCGCAGGCGCTTCGGCTCATCGTGCTCCGCGAGGAGGCCGAGCGCCTCGCCACGGTCGACGGCCTCACGGGCTTCGTCAACCGCCGGGCCTTCGAGGACCGGTTGACGGACGAATTCCTCCTTGCGGCGCGGCACGGTCGGCCGTTTGCGCTGGTCTTCATCGACGTGGACAATCTCAAGGCGATCAACGAGAAGGGCGGCCATCAGGCGGGTGACGCCGCCATCCGCCGGTTCTGCGACGCGATTCGCTCGGTGACGCGTACCACCGACGTGGCCGGGCGGTACGGTGGCGACGAAATGCTCGTCTTGTTCCCCGAGACCACGCTCAAAGACGCGATGGCCGCGGCCAACCGGATCCTGCGCCGGATCACGAGCCTGCCTCTGACCGTGGCGCAGGATCGGATCGCGCTCTCGGCCAGCTTGGGGGTGGCGGCGTATCCCGAGCACGGCCGCGACAAAGAGTCGCTGCTGCGGGCCGCGGATTTCGCCTTGTACCAAGCCAAGGCCACGGGCGGCGGGTGCGTCCATGCGGTCAAGCCGGCCGACGGGGACACCGCCAACATCGCCAAGGCCGCGTAA
- a CDS encoding mechanosensitive ion channel family protein — protein MDPTTLRQIAISAAVFAAVTGGALFARRLLLSLFRRWAAKTETALDDVLLSVIRGPSIFWAIALGLYVGIGTSVLPPRMVQLSFWGLHALVILSFTFVAANVASHALRFAAQRADLPLTGLAQGVVKGVVIALGVVVLLGTLGVSITPILTALGVGGLAVALALQDTLSNLFAGIHILIEKSIRVGDFIRLESGEEGYVTDIGWRTTRIRLLPNNVVIIPNNKLAQARIVNFNLPEKKLALLIPISVSYEADVDLVQRILVEEATRGIGQISGLLAEPAPFVRFIPGFGQSSLDFTLICHVGEFVDQFLVQHELRLRVLKRFRDEGVAIPFPSRTVYVHGESALSASTPGKDGA, from the coding sequence ATGGATCCCACCACGCTTCGCCAAATTGCGATCTCGGCCGCCGTGTTTGCGGCGGTGACCGGAGGCGCGTTGTTCGCGCGGCGCCTGCTGCTCTCGCTCTTCCGGCGGTGGGCGGCCAAGACCGAGACGGCGCTGGACGACGTGCTGCTCAGCGTGATTCGTGGGCCGTCGATCTTCTGGGCCATTGCGTTGGGCCTGTACGTGGGCATCGGCACGTCCGTGCTCCCGCCGCGGATGGTCCAGCTCTCGTTTTGGGGGCTCCACGCGCTGGTGATCCTGTCCTTCACCTTCGTCGCCGCCAACGTGGCGTCGCACGCGCTGCGGTTCGCCGCCCAACGCGCCGACCTGCCCCTCACCGGCTTGGCGCAAGGGGTGGTCAAAGGCGTCGTCATTGCGCTGGGCGTTGTGGTCCTCCTCGGCACCCTGGGGGTCTCGATCACGCCGATTTTGACGGCCCTGGGTGTGGGCGGCTTGGCCGTCGCCCTCGCCCTTCAGGACACGCTGTCCAATTTGTTTGCAGGGATTCACATCCTGATAGAGAAGTCGATCCGCGTGGGGGACTTCATCCGGTTGGAGAGCGGGGAGGAGGGGTACGTCACCGACATCGGATGGCGGACCACCCGGATTCGTTTATTGCCGAACAACGTGGTGATCATTCCCAACAACAAGCTCGCGCAGGCCCGCATCGTCAACTTCAACCTCCCGGAAAAGAAGCTGGCGCTCCTCATCCCGATCAGCGTGTCGTATGAAGCGGACGTGGATCTGGTCCAACGGATTCTCGTGGAGGAAGCCACACGCGGCATCGGCCAGATTTCCGGCCTCCTGGCCGAACCCGCGCCGTTTGTACGATTCATTCCGGGGTTCGGCCAGTCGTCATTGGATTTCACGCTGATTTGCCACGTCGGTGAGTTCGTGGACCAGTTCCTGGTCCAACACGAGCTGCGGCTGCGGGTTCTCAAACGCTTTCGGGACGAGGGCGTGGCGATCCCGTTCCCGTCGAGGACCGTCTACGTGCACGGGGAGTCCGCGCTCTCCGCGTCGACTCCGGGAAAGGACGGCGCATGA
- a CDS encoding class II fumarate hydratase, whose amino-acid sequence MAESKTAGREFRIERDSMGEMRVPASALYGAQTQRAVENFPVSTLRWPRSFIRALGLVKWAAAQVNRDLGLLAADKADAIVRAAREVVDGQWDDQFVVDLFQTGSGTSTNMNANEVIANRATQLLGGVLGSKLVHPNDHVNLGQSSNDVIPTAIHVAALETIDRELLPALTVLHTTLVHKSLEFARVVKIGRTHLQDATPVRLGQEFGGYARQIELGIRRVENMRASLGELALGGTAVGTGINTHPDFAAKVITLLARETDCQFFVEAADHFEAQGAQDSLVEASGALKTLAVSLIKVANDIRWLGSGPRCGIGEINLPETQPGSSIMPGKVNPVIAESLLQVCVQVIGNDTAIMLGGQSGNFELNVMLPVMAYNLLESIQLQASAVKNFTSKCVAGLTANEGRCEAMIEQSLAMCTALAPEIGYDAAAKIAKESYRTGKTVREVALEQKVLSPERLKVLLDPTRMTERGFAGKGE is encoded by the coding sequence ATGGCTGAGTCGAAAACGGCAGGGCGCGAGTTTCGGATCGAGCGGGATTCGATGGGGGAGATGCGGGTCCCGGCGTCGGCGCTCTACGGCGCCCAGACCCAACGCGCGGTCGAGAATTTTCCCGTCAGCACCCTGCGCTGGCCCCGCAGCTTCATCCGGGCCCTGGGTTTGGTGAAGTGGGCCGCAGCCCAGGTGAACCGCGATCTGGGCCTGCTTGCCGCCGACAAGGCCGACGCGATCGTGCGCGCGGCGCGCGAGGTGGTCGACGGCCAGTGGGACGATCAGTTCGTGGTGGATCTCTTCCAGACCGGGTCGGGGACCTCGACCAACATGAACGCCAACGAGGTGATCGCGAACCGGGCCACCCAGCTCCTGGGCGGGGTCCTGGGATCCAAGCTGGTGCATCCCAACGACCACGTGAACCTCGGGCAGTCGAGCAACGACGTGATCCCCACCGCGATCCACGTTGCGGCGCTGGAAACCATCGACCGCGAGCTGCTTCCGGCGCTCACGGTGCTGCACACCACGTTGGTCCACAAGTCGCTGGAGTTTGCGCGGGTGGTGAAGATCGGCCGGACGCACCTGCAAGACGCCACGCCGGTCCGCCTCGGCCAGGAATTCGGAGGGTACGCGCGTCAAATCGAGTTGGGCATCCGCCGGGTCGAGAACATGCGGGCGTCCTTGGGTGAGCTGGCGTTGGGCGGCACCGCGGTGGGCACGGGCATCAACACCCACCCCGATTTCGCCGCCAAGGTGATTACGCTGCTCGCGCGAGAGACCGACTGTCAGTTCTTCGTGGAGGCGGCCGATCACTTCGAGGCGCAGGGTGCGCAGGACTCGCTGGTCGAAGCCAGCGGGGCGCTCAAGACCTTGGCGGTCAGCCTGATCAAGGTCGCCAACGACATCCGCTGGCTCGGATCGGGTCCCCGTTGCGGGATCGGTGAGATCAATCTGCCGGAGACCCAACCCGGCTCGTCCATCATGCCGGGGAAGGTGAACCCGGTGATCGCCGAATCCCTGCTGCAGGTCTGCGTGCAGGTGATCGGGAACGACACCGCCATCATGCTCGGGGGCCAGTCGGGGAACTTTGAGCTCAACGTTATGCTGCCCGTGATGGCGTACAACCTCTTGGAGTCGATTCAGCTCCAGGCGTCGGCCGTGAAAAACTTCACGAGCAAGTGCGTGGCGGGCCTGACCGCCAACGAAGGGCGCTGCGAAGCCATGATCGAGCAAAGCCTGGCGATGTGTACCGCGCTCGCGCCCGAGATCGGGTACGACGCGGCGGCCAAGATCGCCAAGGAGTCGTATCGCACCGGCAAGACCGTGCGCGAAGTGGCGCTCGAGCAAAAGGTGCTGTCTCCCGAACGGCTCAAGGTGCTCTTGGACCCGACGCGGATGACGGAACGCGGGTTTGCCGGGAAAGGCGAGTAG